A section of the Labrus mixtus chromosome 15, fLabMix1.1, whole genome shotgun sequence genome encodes:
- the LOC132989518 gene encoding taste receptor type 1 member 2-like, with product MAHIKTTLPATLDPYQFAYRGLTMKHCLVFLSLLGTFLHALAQCNVTASEFHLDGDHLIGGLFEIHPVDDPVPHDRPETIECSSNPILLPNYRRFQLMRFSVEEINNSTNLLPNVSLGYEMFDHCSVTQNYPGLFNLISVNGLIRPWAEPQKHQTNNTDVSKVIALVGPLTSTQALTIAPLFMMDLIPMVNYGSTISVFSKKEIFPSFLRTVHPNKNVIEVIVSIVLHFNWRWVAFLHSDNDYGYDGRELFLKRIKDTTICLAYAKSLEDSTSYSQMFKQIELQGIHAVIVFAPKMTAETLIMSAIQLNITQKVWIAGDAWSLNKRLPKEKGIKNIGTVLGVSQPVVKIPGFSDFVFSTKSKTYSENKQKHRFCNQVCNCSDLSAEEILSVDPTYSFPVYSAVYAIAHALHNALQCDSNRCNGNITVFPHMVLAELKKSNFTLLNQSIKFDEYGDPTYGSYSIVFWNHDGDAEEIGFYHFHPSVDFFINNSKIKWYTNGEVPTSLCSQECFEGFVKEQNGIHKCCFTCKICPNGTYINSTGNPYKCINCKDTEWSTEGSTSCNLRSVEYIPFTDIGAILIIAGSWALVVLSIVMSVLFAINYNTPVVRSAGGPMCFLILGCLSLCSLSVFFYFGKPTTSSCIIRSLPFILFYTVCLACFVVRSFQIVCIFKMAAKFPKLYNWWMKYQGQWLIITVAFVTQAFLLGIAHLSAPPKPCNETVWSPEEIILSCYTKFEAFSGSAIVLVFLCFLCFIFSYMGKNLPKNYNEAKAITFCLLLLILTWIIFATVQVLYKGKYIQTLNALAVLSSLYSFLLWYFFPKCYIIMFQPHKNTQQYFQGLIQNYTKTISQ from the exons ATGGCCCACATCAAAACTACCCTCCCCGCCACCCTGGACCCCTACCAGTTTGCATACCGAG GTTTGACAATGAAacattgtcttgtgtttttgtctctcctGGGAACGTTTCTCCATGCTTTGGCTCAATGCAATGTCACAGCCTCAGAGTTTCATCTGGATGGAGATCATTTGATTGGTGGACTTTTTGAGATTCATCCTGTCGATGACCCTGTTCCTCATGACAGACCAGAAACAATCGAGTGCTCAAG TAACCCCATCCTTCTTCCAAATTATCGGAGGTTTCAGTTGATGAGATTCTCTGTGGAGGAAATCAATAACTCAACAAACCTACTGCCAAATGTGTCTCTTGGTTATGAGATGTTTGATCACTGCTCAGTTACACAGAATTATCCAGGACTTTTCAACCTCATTTCAGTTAATGGATTGATCCGACCATGGGCTGAGCCACAAAAGCATCAAACAAATAATACTGATGTGTCCAAAGTGATAGCATTGGTCGGTCCTTTAACCAGCACTCAGGCCCTGACTATTGCCCCACTATTCATGATGGATCTCATTCCCATG GTCAATTACGGATCCACTATCTCTGTCTTTTCAAAAAAAGAGATATTCCCCTCTTTCCTACGAACAGTGCATCCCAATAAAAATGTCATAGAAGTGATTGTTAGTATTGTGCTGCACTTCAACTGGCGCTGGGTTGCTTTCCTTCATAGTGACAATGATTATGGCTATGATGGACGGGAATTGTTCTTAAAAAGGATCAAGGATACTACAATCTGTCTGGCGTATGCCAAAAGTCTGGAGGACAGTACAAGTTATTCCCAAATGTTCAAACAAATAGAGTTACAGGGGATAcatgctgttattgtttttgctcCAAAAATGACTGCTGAAACTCTCATTATGTCAGCAATACAACTGAATATCACACAAAAAGTGTGGATAGCAGGAGATGCATGGTCCTTGAACAAGAGGCTCCCAAAAGAAAAAGGCATCAAAAATATTGGAACTGTACTTGGAGTGTCTCAACCAGTAGTAAAAATACCAGGTTTcagtgattttgtgttttctactaAAAGCAAGACttattctgaaaacaaacaaaaacatagatTTTGTAATCAGGTTTGCAACTGCAGTGACCTCAGTGCAGAAGAAATCCTTTCTGTGGACCCGACTTACTCTTTTCCGGTGTATTCTGCTGTGTATGCCATCGCTCATGCCTTGCATAATGCCTTGCAGTGTGACTCTAACAGATGTAATGGCAATATTACAGTGTTTCCACACATG GTCCTGGCAGAGCTGAAGAAGTCAAACTTCACACTCTTAAACCAAAGCATTAAGTTTGATGAGTATGGTGACCCAACATATGGATCTTACTCCATAGTTTTCTGGAACCACGATGGTGATGCAGAGGAGATTGGCTTTTATCATTTTCACCCATCGGTGGATTTCTTCATCAACAACAGCAAAATTAAGTGGTATACAAATGGAGAA GTACCTACTTCATTGTGTTCCCAAGAATGTTTTGAAGGATTTGTGAAAGAGCAGAATGGTATCCACAAATGCTGCTTCACTTGTAAAATCTGTCCAAATGGAACCTATATCAACAGCACAG GGAATCCCTACAAGTGCATCAACTGTAAAGACACAGAATGGTCTACAGAAGGAAGTACATCATGCAATCTGCGGTCGGTGGAGTACATTCCATTCACAGACATCGGTGCTATACTGATCATAGCCGGATCCTGGGCCTTGGTGGTTCTTTCAATTGTCATGTCTGTTCTCTTTGCCATCAACTACAACACCCCTGTAGTCAGATCTGCTGGTGGACCAATGTGCTTCCTCATTTTAGGCTGCCTCAGTCTGTGTAGTCTAAGTGTGTTCTTTTACTTTGGCAAGCCAACAACTTCCTCTTGTATTATAAGGTCTTTgccatttattttgttttacacGGTTTGTTTGGCATGTTTCGTTGTGCGCTCCTTTCAAattgtttgcattttcaaaatggcTGCCAAGTTCCCAAAGCTCTACAATTGGTGGATGAAATATCAAGGACAATGGCTGATTATCACAGTGGCTTTTGTTACGCAGGCATTCTTACTTGGCATTGCCCATTTGTCTGCCCCCCCAAAGCCCTGTAATGAAACAGTTTGGTCCCCAGAAGAAATTATACTTAGTTGTTACACTAAATTTGAAGCATTCTCTGGTTCTGCAATTGTACTtgtatttttgtgctttctttGCTTCATTTTCTCCTACATGGGAAAAAACCTCCCAAAAAACTACAATGAGGCCAAAGCGATAACCTTCTGTCTGCTCCTGTTAATCCTCACCTGGATTATTTTTGCTACTGTACAAGTGCTTTACAAAGGAAAGTACATCCAAACTCTTAACGCCCTGGCAGTACTCTCTAGTCTCTATTCCTTTCTGTTGTGGTATTTCTTCCCTAAATGTTACATCATCATGTTTCAaccccacaaaaacacacagcagtactTCCAAGGTCTCATTCAAAATTACACCAAAACAATTAGCCAGTAG